Proteins encoded by one window of Seriola aureovittata isolate HTS-2021-v1 ecotype China chromosome 4, ASM2101889v1, whole genome shotgun sequence:
- the scn3b gene encoding sodium channel subunit beta-3 isoform X1, translating into MVTQTRVHLHTLVLLSFLVHLSQPVCVDLPSGTEAVLGRPMTLTCISCMKREEVKAKTRVDWYYMIKNDTKIPPTHMLKYENDEKVILDGPFKGRLKWKGSKDLQDISIEILNITYNDSGFYVCHVQREFDFNFFTHSVNIEKNITLKVNEKASDDPTALYSEIMMYVLLVFLTFWLLVEMVYCYRKISKSDEQAQDTATNYLAIPSEQKDNPAAPVTE; encoded by the exons TCCACCTGAGCCAGCCGGTATGTGTCGATCTCCCATCTGGGACAGAGGCAGTCCTGGGGAGACCCATGACGTTGACCTGCATCTCCTGtatgaagagagaggaggtcaAAGCAAAGACACGTGTGGATTGGTACTACATGATaaaaaatgatacaaaaatCCCACCAACTCAT ATGTTGAAGTATGAAAATGACGAAAAAGTGATATTGGATGGACCATTTAAGGGCCGTCTGAAGTGGAAAGGGAGCAAGGACTTGCAAGATATCTCCATTGAAATCCTTAACATCACCTATAACGACAGTGGCTTCTATGTTTGCCACGTGCAACGCGAGTTTGACTTTAACTTCTTCACTCACTCTGTCAACATCGAGAAGAACATCACGCTGAAGGTGAACGAGAAAG CCAGTGATGACCCCACAGCGCTTTACTCTGAGATCATGATGTATGTTCTGCTGGTGTTCTTGACCTTCTGGCTGTTGGTAGAAATGGTCTACTGCTACAGGAAGATCTCCAAGTCTGATGAGCAGGCGCAGGACACAGC GACAAACTACCTAGCCATTCCCTCTGAGCAGAAAGACAATCCAGCCGCTCCTGTTACCGAATAA
- the scn3b gene encoding sodium channel subunit beta-3 isoform X2: MVTQTRVHLHTLVLLSFLVHLSQPVCVDLPSGTEAVLGRPMTLTCISCMKREEVKAKTRVDWYYMIKNDTKIPPTHMLKYENDEKVILDGPFKGRLKWKGSKDLQDISIEILNITYNDSGFYVCHVQREFDFNFFTHSVNIEKNITLKVNEKASDDPTALYSEIMMYVLLVFLTFWLLVEMVYCYRKISKSDEQAQDTAY, encoded by the exons TCCACCTGAGCCAGCCGGTATGTGTCGATCTCCCATCTGGGACAGAGGCAGTCCTGGGGAGACCCATGACGTTGACCTGCATCTCCTGtatgaagagagaggaggtcaAAGCAAAGACACGTGTGGATTGGTACTACATGATaaaaaatgatacaaaaatCCCACCAACTCAT ATGTTGAAGTATGAAAATGACGAAAAAGTGATATTGGATGGACCATTTAAGGGCCGTCTGAAGTGGAAAGGGAGCAAGGACTTGCAAGATATCTCCATTGAAATCCTTAACATCACCTATAACGACAGTGGCTTCTATGTTTGCCACGTGCAACGCGAGTTTGACTTTAACTTCTTCACTCACTCTGTCAACATCGAGAAGAACATCACGCTGAAGGTGAACGAGAAAG CCAGTGATGACCCCACAGCGCTTTACTCTGAGATCATGATGTATGTTCTGCTGGTGTTCTTGACCTTCTGGCTGTTGGTAGAAATGGTCTACTGCTACAGGAAGATCTCCAAGTCTGATGAGCAGGCGCAGGACACAGC GTATTGA